In Streptomyces longhuiensis, the following proteins share a genomic window:
- a CDS encoding alpha-ketoglutarate-dependent dioxygenase AlkB family protein yields the protein MADRHEPHAPPLFPVHRERREITPGAVHVPGWLDAEAQRALVEACRGWAAGPVPMRHTRLPGGGVMSVRTVCVGWHWQPYRYTRTASDVNGARVAHFPDWLKELGRRALVDAYEDEAAGDGYDPDTALINFYDGAATMGMHQDKDERAREPVVSLSVGDTCVFRLGNTENRGRPYEDVELVSGDLLVFGGPSRLAFHGVPKVYPGTGDPATGLSRGRLNLTMRVTGLTGPASAPSPRG from the coding sequence ATGGCCGACCGGCACGAACCGCACGCGCCCCCGCTCTTCCCGGTGCACCGGGAGCGCCGGGAGATCACCCCCGGCGCCGTGCACGTGCCCGGCTGGCTCGACGCCGAGGCCCAGCGCGCACTGGTCGAAGCCTGCCGCGGCTGGGCCGCCGGGCCCGTGCCGATGCGCCACACACGACTGCCGGGCGGCGGCGTGATGTCCGTCCGGACCGTGTGTGTCGGATGGCACTGGCAGCCGTACCGCTACACGCGTACGGCATCCGATGTGAACGGCGCCCGAGTGGCCCATTTCCCCGACTGGCTGAAGGAGTTGGGCAGACGCGCGCTCGTCGACGCGTACGAGGACGAAGCGGCCGGTGACGGCTACGACCCCGACACGGCACTGATCAACTTCTACGACGGCGCCGCCACCATGGGCATGCACCAGGACAAGGACGAGCGCGCCCGGGAACCCGTCGTCTCGCTCAGCGTCGGTGACACCTGCGTCTTCCGGCTGGGCAACACCGAGAACCGCGGCAGACCGTACGAGGACGTGGAGCTGGTCTCCGGGGACCTGCTGGTCTTCGGGGGGCCGTCACGGCTCGCCTTCCACGGGGTGCCGAAGGTGTACCCCGGCACCGGCGACCCGGCCACCGGGCTCTCCCGGGGCCGCCTGAATCTCACGATGCGCGTCACCGGACTCACCGGACCGGCCTCCGCACCCTCCCCACGGGGGTGA
- a CDS encoding class II fructose-bisphosphate aldolase, protein MPLAATGALVAEATAARTAVAAFNVITLEHIEAVVAGAEAANAPVILQISENAVRYRYGRLLPLARAAAATAEASSVPVALHLDHVQSDELLRQAADAGFSSVMYDAARLPYDENLAATRAAADWGHANGLWVEAELGEVGGKDGSAPLDAHAPGARTDPGEARAYVTDSGVDALAVAIGSSHAMTTRTATLDHDLLKQLSEGLDVPLVLHGSSGVGDDELSQAVRGGIAKVNVGTALNIAMTSAIREFLAAHPDAVDSRKYLSVGREAMARTVTELVEVMRR, encoded by the coding sequence GTGCCCCTCGCAGCAACCGGCGCGCTCGTCGCCGAGGCCACCGCGGCGCGTACCGCGGTGGCCGCGTTCAACGTCATCACCCTGGAGCACATCGAGGCCGTCGTGGCGGGCGCCGAGGCGGCGAACGCGCCGGTGATCCTCCAGATCAGCGAGAACGCCGTGCGGTACCGCTACGGGCGCCTGCTGCCCCTCGCGAGGGCCGCGGCCGCCACCGCCGAGGCGTCCTCGGTGCCCGTGGCGCTCCACCTCGACCACGTCCAGAGCGACGAGCTGCTCCGCCAGGCCGCGGACGCCGGGTTCAGCTCGGTGATGTACGACGCGGCCCGGCTCCCCTACGACGAGAACCTCGCGGCCACCCGCGCGGCCGCCGACTGGGGCCACGCCAACGGGCTCTGGGTCGAGGCGGAGCTGGGCGAGGTCGGGGGCAAGGACGGTTCGGCGCCGCTCGACGCCCACGCGCCGGGTGCCCGCACCGACCCCGGGGAGGCCCGCGCCTACGTGACGGACTCGGGCGTCGACGCCCTCGCCGTCGCGATCGGCTCCTCGCACGCCATGACCACCCGCACCGCGACGCTCGACCACGACCTCCTCAAGCAGCTCTCGGAAGGCCTCGACGTACCGCTGGTCCTGCACGGTTCCTCCGGTGTCGGTGACGACGAACTCTCGCAGGCCGTCCGGGGCGGCATCGCCAAGGTGAACGTCGGTACCGCCCTGAACATAGCGATGACGTCGGCCATCCGGGAGTTCCTTGCCGCACATCCCGACGCCGTCGACTCCCGCAAGTACCTGAGCGTGGGCCGCGAGGCGATGGCCCGCACGGTGACGGAGCTGGTCGAGGTGATGCGCCGCTGA
- a CDS encoding MFS transporter yields MPTLNKLRAVNDDSPRTASLTRLRIALTIFFALDGFIFAGWVVRIPAVKEQTGASASTLGLALLGVSAGAVITMMLTGRLCRRFGSHPVTVVSGVLLALSVALPPLTHSALTLGLVLLVFGAAYGGINVAMNSAAVDLVAALRRPVMPSFHAAFSLGGMLGAGLGGLVAGHLSPTRHLLALTVIGLLVTAAVGPTLLRHDAPTPADDHGRPRNEPASASERPAGRVRGLVLVFGLIALCTAYGEGALADWGALHLEEDLHAHPGVAAAGYSCFALAMTIGRISGTTLLERLGRTRTLVFGGATGAAGMLLGSLAPTVWLALLGFAVTGLGLANIFPVAVERAGSLAGPTGVAAASTLGYGGMLLGPPMIGFMADWFSLPAALTSVAALAGVAALIGFATRRAAVS; encoded by the coding sequence GTGCCGACACTAAACAAACTCCGGGCCGTCAACGACGACAGCCCGCGGACCGCGTCCCTCACCCGCCTGCGCATCGCGCTCACGATCTTCTTCGCGCTCGACGGCTTCATCTTCGCGGGATGGGTCGTGCGCATCCCCGCCGTGAAGGAGCAGACCGGCGCTTCGGCGAGCACGCTCGGGCTCGCGCTCCTCGGCGTCTCCGCGGGGGCCGTGATCACGATGATGCTCACGGGGCGCCTGTGCAGGCGCTTCGGCAGTCACCCGGTGACCGTCGTGAGCGGTGTGCTCCTGGCGCTGAGCGTCGCACTGCCCCCGCTCACCCACTCGGCGCTCACCCTCGGCCTGGTCCTGCTCGTGTTCGGCGCCGCCTACGGCGGGATCAACGTGGCAATGAACAGCGCCGCGGTCGACCTCGTCGCCGCCCTGCGCCGCCCCGTCATGCCGAGCTTCCACGCGGCGTTCAGCCTCGGCGGCATGCTCGGCGCCGGGCTCGGCGGCCTGGTCGCGGGCCACCTCTCCCCCACCCGGCACCTTCTCGCCCTCACCGTGATCGGCCTGCTCGTCACGGCCGCCGTCGGCCCCACACTCCTGCGCCACGACGCCCCCACGCCCGCGGACGACCACGGTCGTCCACGGAACGAGCCCGCGTCGGCGTCCGAGCGGCCCGCCGGGCGCGTGCGCGGACTCGTCCTCGTCTTCGGCCTCATCGCCCTGTGCACCGCGTACGGGGAGGGCGCGCTCGCGGACTGGGGCGCCCTGCACCTGGAGGAGGACCTGCACGCCCATCCCGGAGTGGCCGCGGCAGGCTATTCCTGCTTCGCCCTGGCCATGACCATCGGACGGATCAGCGGGACGACGCTGCTCGAACGCCTGGGCAGGACACGCACGTTGGTGTTCGGCGGCGCCACCGGCGCGGCCGGCATGCTGCTCGGCTCGCTCGCCCCCACCGTGTGGCTGGCGCTCCTCGGCTTCGCCGTCACAGGCCTCGGCCTCGCCAACATCTTCCCCGTGGCGGTCGAACGCGCGGGCTCCCTGGCAGGACCGACCGGCGTCGCCGCCGCGTCCACGCTCGGCTACGGCGGCATGCTCCTCGGACCGCCGATGATCGGGTTCATGGCGGACTGGTTCTCACTCCCCGCCGCGCTGACCAGCGTGGCCGCGCTGGCGGGCGTCGCCGCCCTGATCGGCTTCGCGACCCGGCGCGCGGCCGTCTCCTGA
- a CDS encoding SIS domain-containing protein: protein MSHVENELNSQPECWTRAAGLAAGEAAKLPAPGERVAIVGCGTSWFMAQAFAALREQSGQGETDAFAASEFPAGRPYDRLIALSRSGTTTEVVELLAAVKGRIRTTAVIGDPNTPIVSAADDVIVLDFADEQSVVQTRFATTALTLLRAHLGLHTEQAVADARTALETPLPEGLVECGQFSFLGRGWTVGLANEAALKMREASLSWTEAYPAMEYRHGPISVTTAGTATWMIGTAPEGLAEQVAGTGALWVEGGLDPLAELVRAQRLAVAVAAARGLDPDQPRHLTRSVILTAG, encoded by the coding sequence ATGAGCCATGTCGAGAACGAGCTGAACAGCCAGCCGGAGTGCTGGACTCGCGCGGCGGGCCTGGCCGCCGGCGAGGCCGCCAAGCTGCCCGCGCCGGGGGAGCGCGTCGCGATCGTGGGCTGCGGCACCTCGTGGTTCATGGCGCAGGCCTTCGCCGCGCTGCGCGAGCAGTCCGGGCAGGGCGAGACCGACGCGTTCGCGGCCTCGGAGTTCCCGGCCGGGCGCCCGTACGACCGCCTCATCGCGCTGTCCCGGTCCGGCACGACGACCGAGGTCGTCGAGCTGCTGGCCGCGGTCAAGGGCCGCATCCGGACGACCGCCGTCATCGGCGACCCGAACACGCCGATCGTCTCCGCCGCCGACGACGTGATCGTCCTGGACTTCGCCGACGAGCAGTCCGTCGTCCAGACCCGCTTCGCGACGACGGCGCTCACGCTCCTGCGCGCCCACCTCGGCCTGCACACCGAGCAGGCGGTCGCCGACGCGCGCACCGCGCTGGAGACGCCGCTGCCCGAAGGCCTCGTGGAGTGCGGCCAGTTCAGCTTCCTGGGGCGCGGCTGGACCGTCGGCCTCGCGAACGAGGCCGCCCTGAAGATGCGCGAGGCGTCCCTGTCGTGGACCGAGGCGTACCCCGCGATGGAGTACCGCCACGGCCCCATCAGCGTCACCACCGCGGGCACCGCCACCTGGATGATCGGCACGGCGCCCGAGGGACTCGCCGAGCAGGTGGCCGGCACCGGCGCGCTCTGGGTCGAGGGCGGCCTCGACCCGCTCGCCGAACTCGTGCGCGCGCAGCGCCTCGCCGTGGCCGTCGCGGCCGCCCGCGGACTCGACCCCGACCAGCCGCGCCACCTCACCCGCTCGGTGATCCTCACCGCCGGCTGA
- a CDS encoding ROK family protein produces the protein MRGKAASGAGGQTAGEAEGSARAPRLERGRGALGPALELVHTGRAPTRAVLTAELGVTRATAGAVAAELEALGLIRIDAKPSAAAGSQGRPSHRLSVAEDGPVALAAQVHADGYRAALVGLGGRIVATTPGCEIIDPDPAQVLGSVVEAGAQLLRETGRHCVGAGLAVPSAVAEPDGTALNPLHLAWPAGSPVREIFAERVREAGIGRPAFAANDVNLAALAEHRHGAGRGARDLLCVATGHRGVGGALVLDGRLHTGSSGLALEVGHLTVNPEGRPCYCGSRGCLDVETDPLALLDAAGREPGPDGSLLQQARDLIAGSLDDPKVRMATEALIDRLGLGLAGLVNILNPDRIILGGLHRALLDADPDRLRAVVADRSLWGRSGGVPILACTLDHNSLVGAAELAWQPVLDDPLSALGLT, from the coding sequence ATGCGTGGCAAGGCGGCCTCCGGGGCCGGGGGGCAGACGGCGGGCGAGGCGGAGGGTTCCGCGCGTGCGCCCCGTCTCGAGCGGGGCCGTGGTGCTCTCGGCCCGGCGCTCGAACTCGTGCACACCGGCCGCGCGCCGACCCGCGCCGTCCTCACCGCCGAACTGGGGGTGACCCGGGCCACGGCGGGCGCGGTCGCCGCCGAGCTGGAAGCGCTCGGGCTCATCAGGATCGACGCGAAGCCGAGCGCCGCCGCGGGCTCGCAGGGGCGTCCCTCGCACCGGCTGTCCGTCGCCGAGGACGGCCCCGTGGCGCTCGCCGCGCAGGTGCACGCGGACGGTTACCGCGCGGCCCTCGTAGGCCTCGGCGGCCGGATCGTCGCGACCACGCCCGGCTGCGAGATCATCGACCCGGACCCGGCGCAGGTACTCGGCTCGGTCGTGGAGGCCGGCGCCCAACTGCTGCGCGAGACCGGCCGTCACTGCGTCGGCGCGGGCCTCGCCGTGCCGTCCGCCGTGGCCGAGCCCGACGGCACGGCCCTCAATCCGCTCCACCTCGCCTGGCCCGCGGGCTCGCCCGTCCGCGAGATCTTCGCCGAGCGCGTACGGGAGGCGGGCATCGGGCGGCCCGCGTTCGCCGCGAACGACGTCAACCTCGCCGCCCTCGCCGAGCACCGCCATGGCGCGGGCCGCGGCGCGCGCGACCTGCTGTGCGTCGCCACCGGCCACCGCGGCGTCGGCGGCGCGCTCGTCCTCGACGGGCGTCTGCACACCGGCAGTTCGGGCCTCGCCCTGGAGGTCGGGCACCTCACCGTGAACCCCGAGGGCCGGCCCTGCTACTGCGGCAGCCGTGGCTGCCTCGACGTGGAGACCGACCCACTGGCCCTGCTCGACGCGGCGGGCCGCGAGCCCGGCCCCGACGGGTCCCTGCTCCAGCAGGCCCGCGACCTGATCGCCGGCAGCCTCGACGACCCCAAGGTGCGGATGGCCACCGAGGCCCTGATCGACCGTCTCGGACTCGGCCTCGCGGGCCTGGTGAACATCCTCAACCCCGACCGCATCATCCTGGGGGGCCTGCACCGGGCGCTCCTCGACGCGGATCCGGACCGTCTGCGGGCCGTCGTCGCCGACCGCAGCCTGTGGGGCCGCAGCGGGGGCGTCCCCATCCTGGCGTGCACGCTCGACCACAACAGCCTTGTCGGAGCGGCCGAGTTGGCGTGGCAGCCGGTCCTCGACGATCCGCTCTCGGCGCTGGGCCTCACCTGA
- a CDS encoding levansucrase, producing MIGESARNYLASVESRLQADGCATRWEDWFGVPVLVGRRADFRMRWMGTNLHLFTVAAAVPEITPQSVDTFTSQVLTYAKKNKGGLPVGLQTGVAAFPVLVSERVDPAAMAWAEQQQRNRFACFARPVVVDSAQRYVGFYRGKPAIGRVYASHLIDKGNRYFNG from the coding sequence ATGATCGGTGAATCGGCCCGGAATTACCTGGCCTCGGTGGAGAGCCGCCTCCAGGCGGACGGGTGCGCGACGCGCTGGGAGGACTGGTTCGGTGTGCCCGTCCTCGTGGGGCGGCGGGCCGACTTCCGGATGCGCTGGATGGGCACCAACCTGCACCTGTTCACCGTCGCTGCCGCCGTGCCCGAGATCACTCCGCAGAGTGTCGACACGTTCACCTCGCAGGTCCTGACGTACGCGAAGAAGAACAAGGGCGGCCTCCCGGTCGGCCTGCAGACCGGTGTCGCGGCCTTCCCCGTCCTCGTCAGCGAGCGCGTCGACCCGGCCGCCATGGCCTGGGCCGAACAGCAGCAGCGCAACCGCTTCGCCTGCTTCGCGCGCCCCGTCGTCGTGGACAGCGCACAGCGCTACGTCGGCTTCTACCGCGGCAAGCCGGCCATCGGCCGCGTCTACGCCTCCCACCTCATCGACAAGGGCAACCGCTACTTCAACGGGTAG
- a CDS encoding DUF2877 domain-containing protein translates to MTGTAADGGPVRARVPRPEHVHLGTLSHALAGTPSHVPPGTPSHVHLGTISTAVAPLLHGPSRPARVVAATRYAVHLATGDRELPALAVVTRDAIRLPNALVLPFSSADRPLDLTTPRAGFGAGRVVIGPVRFEPEASWAPPRVQDASSPPTPARIRQVAVLLDALAQPLPPPLAPHLSDLRHALHADEASEVRRAARALVGLGPGLTPSGDDILCGALLASRAWGGPLAPLAEAVADASLRTPLLSAALLRHAVRGECVPQAHAFLRALSGDGALEPALRELLAVGHHSGGDLARGVLAVGLGGAGATPGDRDGYPLK, encoded by the coding sequence GTGACGGGCACGGCGGCCGACGGGGGTCCGGTACGGGCCAGGGTGCCCCGCCCTGAGCACGTACATCTCGGCACCCTCAGTCACGCACTCGCCGGCACCCCCAGTCACGTACCACCCGGCACCCCCAGTCACGTACACCTCGGCACCATCAGCACGGCCGTCGCCCCACTGCTGCACGGTCCGTCCCGGCCGGCCCGCGTCGTCGCCGCCACCCGCTACGCGGTCCATCTCGCCACCGGCGACCGGGAGTTGCCCGCACTCGCCGTGGTGACCCGGGACGCGATCCGCCTGCCGAACGCGCTCGTGCTGCCCTTCTCGTCGGCGGACCGGCCGCTGGACCTGACCACACCACGGGCCGGCTTCGGGGCAGGCCGCGTAGTGATCGGGCCCGTTCGCTTCGAGCCGGAGGCGTCCTGGGCACCGCCCCGTGTCCAGGACGCCTCCTCCCCACCGACCCCCGCGCGCATCAGGCAGGTCGCGGTGCTGCTCGACGCGCTGGCGCAACCCCTGCCGCCCCCGCTGGCTCCCCACCTGAGCGACCTGCGCCATGCCCTGCACGCCGATGAAGCGAGCGAAGTCCGGCGGGCCGCCCGTGCGCTGGTCGGTCTCGGCCCCGGGCTCACCCCGTCCGGTGACGACATCCTGTGCGGCGCGCTGCTGGCGAGCCGGGCCTGGGGAGGCCCTCTCGCGCCGCTCGCGGAGGCGGTCGCGGACGCGTCCCTGCGCACCCCGCTGCTCTCGGCGGCACTCCTGCGGCACGCGGTGCGCGGTGAATGCGTGCCGCAGGCCCACGCGTTCCTGCGGGCACTGAGCGGGGACGGTGCCCTGGAACCCGCTCTACGCGAACTGCTCGCCGTCGGGCACCACTCGGGAGGCGATCTGGCGCGCGGGGTGCTCGCGGTGGGCCTCGGCGGAGCGGGCGCGACGCCCGGTGACCGTGACGGCTACCCGTTGAAGTAG
- a CDS encoding DeoR/GlpR family DNA-binding transcription regulator: MSRDARWKSLLELLVERGRLDVEEAAADLGVSAATIRRDFDQLAEQQMLVRTRGGAVVHGVSYELPLRYKTARNASEKERIAKAVAELIAPGEAVGLTGGTTTTEVARALAVRPDLASGSPALTIVTNALNIANELAVRPQFKIVVTGGVARPQSYELIGPLADGVLSQITIDTAVLGVVGIDVAHGAAAHDEAEAAINRLLCERAERVVVAADSSKLGQRAFARICSTERIGTLVTDSAVDAATVERFEEAGVKVLAV, from the coding sequence ATGTCCCGCGACGCCCGCTGGAAGTCCCTGCTGGAACTGCTCGTGGAGCGGGGGCGCCTGGATGTCGAGGAGGCGGCGGCCGATCTGGGGGTGTCCGCGGCCACGATCCGGCGCGACTTCGACCAGCTCGCCGAACAGCAGATGCTCGTACGCACCCGGGGCGGCGCCGTCGTCCACGGTGTCTCCTACGAGCTGCCCCTGCGCTACAAGACCGCGCGCAACGCCTCCGAGAAGGAACGGATCGCCAAGGCCGTCGCCGAGCTGATCGCGCCGGGCGAGGCGGTCGGGCTGACCGGCGGCACGACGACGACCGAGGTGGCGCGCGCGCTCGCGGTCCGCCCCGACCTCGCCTCCGGCTCCCCGGCCCTCACGATCGTCACGAACGCGCTGAACATCGCCAACGAGCTCGCCGTGCGGCCCCAGTTCAAGATCGTGGTGACGGGCGGGGTCGCCCGGCCGCAGTCGTACGAGCTCATCGGCCCGCTCGCGGACGGCGTGCTGAGCCAGATCACGATCGACACGGCCGTGCTGGGCGTCGTCGGCATCGACGTCGCGCACGGCGCGGCGGCGCACGACGAGGCGGAGGCGGCCATCAACCGGCTGCTGTGCGAGCGCGCGGAGCGCGTCGTCGTCGCGGCGGACTCCAGCAAGCTGGGCCAGCGCGCGTTCGCCCGGATCTGCTCGACGGAGCGGATCGGCACCCTGGTCACCGACAGCGCCGTGGACGCAGCGACGGTGGAGCGCTTCGAGGAGGCGGGGGTCAAGGTCCTCGCGGTGTGA